A single Ochrobactrum sp. BTU1 DNA region contains:
- the nagA gene encoding N-acetylglucosamine-6-phosphate deacetylase has translation MTRLVAPDYVFLNGRLQTGLVAEIGQHGVDRLRPRKSDETPDLTPHVLMPACIDLQVNGAGGVMLNSETSAKGIAHIVATLRKLGTAWVLPTLITCEPERIIQAAHAAVECKGMDGFFGLHIEGPHLNPARKGTHRVEFIRPMDVSTLEALRVLRRADVPVMLTLAPEMVPGDTIREIADMGVVVSAGHTNGTTEQARAGLEAGVSCFTHLYNAMPPMTSREPGVVGTAIGSDAFVGIIVDGHHVTWEMVGVAWRARPKRERMFLVSDAMSTIGGPDHFELYGERIEVRDGALVNAAGSLAGAHIDMVGCLANLVQHVGVPLEEAIRAACVVPADVMGVASPNLGAGTPLPEVLALDSHLQRISL, from the coding sequence ATGACCCGTCTTGTCGCCCCCGATTATGTATTTCTGAATGGGCGACTTCAGACTGGCCTCGTGGCCGAGATCGGCCAGCATGGCGTCGATCGTCTTCGCCCGCGCAAATCGGATGAAACGCCGGACCTCACGCCGCATGTGTTGATGCCAGCCTGCATCGACCTGCAGGTCAATGGTGCTGGTGGCGTCATGCTAAACTCGGAAACCAGTGCAAAAGGTATCGCGCACATCGTCGCGACACTGCGCAAACTCGGCACTGCTTGGGTTCTACCGACGCTCATTACCTGCGAGCCGGAGCGCATCATTCAGGCAGCCCATGCAGCCGTAGAATGCAAGGGCATGGATGGTTTCTTCGGCCTGCACATCGAAGGCCCACATCTCAACCCTGCCCGCAAAGGCACACATCGCGTTGAATTCATCCGCCCGATGGATGTTTCCACGCTTGAAGCGCTCAGAGTTTTGCGCAGGGCGGATGTGCCTGTCATGCTGACGCTGGCACCGGAAATGGTGCCAGGCGACACGATCCGCGAGATCGCCGATATGGGTGTCGTGGTTTCCGCTGGTCACACTAATGGCACAACGGAACAGGCGCGCGCCGGACTTGAAGCCGGTGTCAGCTGCTTCACCCATCTTTACAACGCCATGCCGCCAATGACATCGCGTGAGCCGGGAGTGGTCGGCACTGCAATTGGCAGCGATGCTTTCGTCGGCATCATTGTTGATGGGCATCATGTCACCTGGGAAATGGTCGGCGTCGCATGGCGTGCGCGACCAAAGCGCGAGCGCATGTTCCTTGTATCCGACGCCATGTCGACCATTGGTGGCCCGGATCATTTTGAGCTTTACGGCGAGCGGATCGAAGTGCGCGATGGTGCACTCGTCAATGCTGCCGGTTCGCTTGCTGGCGCCCATATCGATATGGTCGGCTGCCTTGCCAATCTCGTTCAGCATGTCGGCGTGCCGCTTGAAGAAGCCATTCGCGCGGCCTGTGTCGTGCCTGCCGATGTAATGGGCGTAGCTAGCCCAAACCTTGGTGCCGGTACGCCACTGCCAGAGGTTCTTGCTCTGGATAGTCATCTTCAGCGCATTTCTCTCTGA
- a CDS encoding transcriptional regulator, giving the protein MQPTEDLYQTVQAAVPELTPKLRGICLLIENDPVGFIRSTARELCNQLGTSEPTLIRFCQRFGYAGLADFRIDLALSLAQRPGLVPAGVEANPVDRRAVNFDAKDAIGRKAVQLLEGDTAVLFDNGSSIERFAAHLGDLAPLIVMTRSLDVAQTVLRHKQHQVMLTGGSIRRETMSVSGRLVDTALSQMRFDTFVMGADSIEPETGVSTFLEDEAHENRAMIEASGRVIVLADKTKFSKPRLHRICAMDRITAIITDLEPNHEIANRIRERGVRVISTQEDGVND; this is encoded by the coding sequence TTGCAACCGACAGAAGACCTCTATCAGACTGTGCAAGCAGCGGTGCCGGAGCTTACTCCGAAGCTGCGTGGCATATGCCTGTTGATCGAAAACGATCCGGTAGGCTTCATTCGCTCGACTGCACGCGAATTGTGCAATCAGCTTGGTACTTCAGAACCAACTCTCATCCGCTTCTGCCAGCGCTTTGGCTATGCGGGCCTTGCCGATTTCCGCATCGACCTCGCTTTATCGCTTGCCCAACGCCCCGGCCTCGTGCCCGCTGGCGTGGAAGCCAACCCCGTTGATCGTCGCGCCGTCAATTTCGACGCCAAGGATGCAATCGGACGCAAGGCAGTCCAACTGCTTGAAGGCGATACAGCGGTGCTGTTTGATAACGGCTCCAGCATAGAACGCTTCGCAGCGCATCTAGGCGACCTTGCGCCGCTTATCGTCATGACACGAAGTCTTGACGTTGCACAGACCGTGCTTCGTCACAAGCAGCATCAGGTGATGCTGACTGGTGGTAGCATTCGTCGTGAGACCATGTCCGTCTCCGGGCGACTGGTGGATACGGCTCTTTCCCAGATGCGTTTCGATACTTTCGTCATGGGTGCAGACAGCATTGAGCCCGAAACAGGCGTCAGCACTTTTCTGGAAGACGAGGCCCATGAAAACCGTGCGATGATCGAGGCTTCTGGCCGTGTCATCGTACTGGCCGACAAGACCAAATTCAGCAAACCACGGCTGCATCGTATCTGCGCAATGGATCGGATTACGGCGATCATAACCGATCTTGAACCCAATCACGAAATAGCCAATCGCATCCGCGAACGCGGTGTGCGTGTCATCAGTACTCAAGAGGACGGCGTTAATGACTAA
- a CDS encoding copper homeostasis protein CutC, which produces MSRILLEVCVDDAEGLDAAIKGGADRIELCAALAIGGLTPSIGLMQLSAKAPIPIMVMIRPRAGSFVWTEDELQIMEAEIAATRALGLAGVVIGANLPDGRLDKHALQRLVKAADGLEIALHRSIDLTPDAAQSVHMAVELGMNRILSSGGALKAISGLDRLNVMQHAANGKIIIMPGSGVNISTLPAIAAALPHLTEIHASCSAPIDADEILQNFGFAVPGATRTTVAKVAELRTALKAIADGRQPPS; this is translated from the coding sequence TTGAGCCGGATACTATTGGAAGTCTGCGTTGATGATGCTGAAGGGCTCGACGCCGCGATCAAAGGCGGTGCAGATCGGATTGAGCTTTGCGCGGCACTCGCAATCGGCGGGCTGACGCCCTCCATCGGCCTCATGCAACTTTCAGCCAAGGCACCAATTCCTATCATGGTGATGATACGGCCCCGCGCTGGCAGCTTCGTCTGGACCGAAGATGAATTGCAGATCATGGAAGCCGAAATTGCAGCAACACGCGCGCTTGGCCTTGCAGGTGTTGTGATCGGTGCCAATCTGCCCGATGGAAGGCTTGATAAGCATGCATTGCAGCGCTTGGTCAAAGCAGCCGATGGCCTTGAGATCGCACTGCATCGCTCAATTGATCTTACTCCGGATGCAGCGCAGTCAGTGCACATGGCTGTTGAACTTGGGATGAACCGGATTTTGAGTTCAGGCGGCGCCTTGAAAGCCATATCTGGCCTCGATCGCCTGAATGTCATGCAGCACGCAGCGAATGGCAAAATCATCATCATGCCGGGTTCAGGCGTGAATATAAGCACACTTCCGGCAATCGCAGCAGCATTGCCTCATCTCACTGAAATTCATGCATCCTGCAGTGCGCCAATCGATGCAGATGAGATTTTGCAAAATTTCGGCTTCGCCGTGCCGGGTGCCACAAGAACCACAGTAGCAAAGGTTGCCGAGCTTCGAACGGCCCTCAAAGCAATTGCCGACGGCAGACAGCCACCTTCCTGA
- a CDS encoding D-tagatose-bisphosphate aldolase, class II, non-catalytic subunit, with the protein MSSTQTLSKLPARYASGVRGGITSICSAHPLVIEAALLEGIATNTDVLIEATCNQVNQDGGYTGMTAADFRRFVEDIAARLGFDTSRLILGGDHLGPNPWKHLSAEEAMAKSEVMMDSFVRAGFTKIHLDTSMGCKGEPVALPDAVTAERAARLAKVAEKAAAESGFDLPVYIVGTEVPIPGGAMEEIEDLELTKPEAALETIAIHRKAFAALGLEDAFSRAIGVVVQPGVEFGNENVVYYDSDKATALSGVLNETPQFVFEAHSTDYQPVEALSALVHDGFAILKVGPGLTFALREALYGLDQIAAFLDKLPEEETVRGKLEKLLLNEPKNWEKYYHGDAEELRLQRHFSYSDRIRYYWPHPEATAAVNSLLERLKGRKIPETLISQYLGTLYPAVAAGKVEATPHALMVEAVRNVIRVYGKAVGTH; encoded by the coding sequence ATGAGCAGCACTCAGACCTTGAGCAAACTTCCCGCCCGTTATGCGAGCGGTGTGCGGGGCGGCATCACCTCGATCTGCTCGGCACATCCTCTGGTTATCGAAGCAGCCCTTCTTGAAGGCATTGCAACCAACACCGACGTTCTGATCGAAGCCACCTGCAATCAGGTCAATCAGGATGGCGGCTATACCGGCATGACAGCTGCAGATTTCCGCCGTTTTGTCGAAGACATTGCTGCACGTCTCGGTTTTGATACAAGCCGCCTTATTCTGGGTGGTGACCACCTCGGCCCCAATCCGTGGAAGCACCTTAGCGCTGAAGAAGCCATGGCCAAGTCCGAAGTGATGATGGACAGCTTTGTGCGCGCAGGCTTTACCAAAATCCATCTCGATACCTCCATGGGCTGCAAAGGGGAACCGGTTGCACTGCCTGATGCGGTAACCGCTGAACGTGCGGCCCGTCTTGCCAAGGTTGCGGAAAAAGCGGCAGCTGAATCTGGCTTTGATCTGCCTGTCTATATTGTCGGCACGGAAGTTCCGATCCCTGGCGGCGCGATGGAGGAAATCGAAGATCTGGAACTAACCAAGCCAGAGGCAGCACTCGAAACCATCGCCATTCATCGCAAGGCTTTCGCAGCCCTTGGATTAGAGGATGCATTTTCTCGCGCCATCGGCGTTGTTGTGCAGCCGGGTGTGGAGTTCGGCAATGAAAACGTTGTCTATTACGACAGCGACAAAGCGACCGCTTTAAGCGGCGTTCTCAACGAAACTCCGCAATTCGTCTTTGAAGCACATTCGACCGACTACCAGCCGGTTGAGGCGCTGTCGGCTCTGGTTCATGATGGCTTTGCCATTCTGAAAGTCGGACCGGGCCTGACGTTTGCGCTGCGTGAAGCACTCTACGGCCTTGATCAGATAGCAGCATTCTTAGACAAACTGCCCGAAGAAGAGACCGTTCGTGGCAAGCTTGAGAAGTTGCTTCTAAACGAGCCCAAGAACTGGGAGAAATATTATCATGGCGACGCAGAAGAGCTGCGTCTCCAACGCCATTTCTCCTATAGCGACCGCATTCGCTATTACTGGCCGCATCCAGAAGCCACAGCTGCCGTCAATTCGCTGCTTGAGCGCCTTAAGGGCCGCAAAATTCCAGAAACGCTGATCAGCCAGTATCTGGGCACGCTCTACCCGGCCGTCGCAGCTGGCAAGGTTGAAGCCACGCCACATGCACTGATGGTCGAAGCCGTCAGAAATGTCATCCGTGTCTATGGCAAAGCCGTCGGAACACATTGA
- a CDS encoding ABC transporter permease subunit (The N-terminal region of this protein, as described by TIGR01726, is a three transmembrane segment that identifies a subfamily of ABC transporter permease subunits, which specificities that include histidine, arginine, glutamine, glutamate, L-cystine (sic), the opines (in Agrobacterium) octopine and nopaline, etc.), producing the protein MESITKIVEFLPPLIKAMPLTLLLTATAGIIGLTFGTLSALALLSKSRILKWPAFVYTFIFRGTPLLVQLYLIYYGLGQILPGTWVRHSFLWPYMRDGLWYAVFALSLNQGAYNAEVIRGAIKSIPRGQIEAALSIGMSRFKILRRVTLPLAFRHCMPVLTSDLIILLKSTSLASTITIMEVMGTARALQRSSLSIFEPLIAAGILYFTVVFILTRIMNWIERRMSSSRASMV; encoded by the coding sequence ATGGAATCGATCACTAAAATCGTTGAGTTCCTTCCGCCGCTGATTAAGGCGATGCCGCTGACACTGCTGTTGACGGCAACAGCAGGCATTATTGGCCTCACCTTTGGTACACTGAGTGCGTTGGCGCTGCTTTCAAAGAGCCGCATTCTGAAATGGCCGGCCTTTGTCTACACCTTCATTTTCCGGGGCACGCCACTCCTAGTGCAGCTTTATCTGATCTATTACGGGCTCGGGCAAATCCTGCCAGGCACATGGGTCAGACATAGTTTCCTGTGGCCATATATGCGTGATGGCCTGTGGTATGCGGTCTTTGCGCTGAGCCTCAATCAGGGTGCTTACAATGCCGAGGTAATTCGCGGTGCTATCAAGTCGATCCCACGCGGGCAGATCGAAGCAGCACTTTCCATCGGTATGAGCCGGTTCAAGATTTTGCGCCGCGTGACCCTTCCTCTGGCCTTCCGTCATTGTATGCCGGTTCTGACAAGTGATCTCATCATCCTGCTTAAATCCACTTCGCTTGCATCCACAATTACAATCATGGAAGTGATGGGAACCGCACGCGCGTTGCAACGCAGTTCCTTATCGATATTCGAGCCGTTGATTGCGGCAGGCATTCTCTATTTCACCGTCGTGTTCATCCTTACCCGGATCATGAACTGGATCGAACGGCGCATGAGCAGCTCACGCGCGTCGATGGTCTGA
- a CDS encoding amidohydrolase has translation MANKKLGAFEDELKSIRRHLHSIPELGLEEVETSDYIASRLQEWGYELSRGLARTGIVASLRRGNSNRSIGFRADFDALPILEETGLPYASKNAGKMHACGHDGHTAMLLGAAWSLAQDEDFSGTVHFIFQPAEENYGGAQIMIEEGLFERFPCDQVFALHNWPGLEAGKFASKAGPIAASIDALTLTVKGSGGHGAEPEKTIDPIVVASSIVMALQTIVSRTVSPHQASVITVGAFNSGAVCNVIPDTAKLEISMRATDPVIRKTLRDKVEQVAKMQAASYGADVSFDWMTGYPATINDAAAFEQAKATVTQHYGEDAFEELDLPFMGSEDFSFMLEKSAGAYLLIGNGESSGLHTSTYNFNDEILERGVSFFHNLAKDSLKV, from the coding sequence ATGGCCAACAAAAAATTGGGTGCATTTGAGGATGAGCTTAAATCTATCCGCAGGCATCTGCATAGTATTCCTGAGCTGGGATTAGAGGAGGTTGAGACGTCCGACTATATTGCATCCCGCTTGCAGGAATGGGGCTATGAACTAAGCCGTGGGCTTGCCAGGACTGGCATTGTCGCCTCTCTGCGCCGGGGTAATTCAAACCGCTCCATAGGCTTCCGCGCTGATTTTGATGCCCTACCAATCCTGGAAGAAACTGGTTTGCCTTATGCAAGCAAGAATGCAGGCAAGATGCATGCTTGTGGCCATGACGGTCATACAGCAATGCTGCTTGGCGCGGCATGGTCGCTCGCACAGGATGAGGACTTTTCGGGAACTGTTCATTTCATTTTCCAGCCCGCCGAGGAAAATTATGGCGGTGCACAGATCATGATCGAGGAAGGGCTTTTTGAACGCTTCCCTTGCGATCAGGTCTTTGCGCTCCATAATTGGCCAGGTTTGGAAGCCGGCAAGTTTGCATCCAAGGCAGGCCCTATTGCCGCTTCCATAGATGCACTGACACTGACGGTTAAGGGCAGTGGCGGACATGGCGCCGAGCCTGAAAAGACCATTGATCCGATCGTGGTAGCGTCAAGCATTGTGATGGCCCTGCAGACAATCGTCTCTCGCACTGTCTCGCCACATCAGGCCAGCGTGATTACTGTAGGTGCGTTTAATTCGGGTGCGGTTTGTAATGTCATTCCTGATACGGCCAAGCTTGAAATCTCGATGCGTGCCACCGATCCGGTCATCCGCAAGACATTGCGTGACAAGGTCGAACAGGTTGCAAAGATGCAGGCAGCGAGCTACGGCGCGGATGTGAGCTTTGACTGGATGACCGGTTATCCGGCAACCATTAACGATGCGGCTGCATTCGAGCAGGCGAAAGCGACAGTGACGCAGCATTATGGCGAAGATGCTTTTGAAGAGCTTGACCTGCCATTTATGGGAAGCGAAGACTTTTCCTTCATGTTGGAGAAGTCGGCTGGTGCGTATCTCCTGATCGGAAATGGCGAAAGCTCTGGTCTTCACACCTCGACCTATAATTTCAACGATGAAATATTGGAACGCGGTGTGTCCTTTTTCCATAATCTGGCTAAGGACAGCCTCAAAGTTTGA
- a CDS encoding ABC transporter permease subunit (The N-terminal region of this protein, as described by TIGR01726, is a three transmembrane segment that identifies a subfamily of ABC transporter permease subunits, which specificities that include histidine, arginine, glutamine, glutamate, L-cystine (sic), the opines (in Agrobacterium) octopine and nopaline, etc.) — protein MDSYWQLLAWGSEGWGDEFAHGLLMTLQVSAVAFAVSFLFGLTAASGKLSRNRFTKAIADFYTTVVRALPELLVILLLYFSVATGAERLLKATGLVGNDFQFSAFWAAIIALAFVNGAFMTEVLRASYLAIPRGQIEAALSIGMRRRQIFTRVIFPQMMRHAVPGIGNLWLSITKESAIISVLGSFHELLYTGYRAAASTKQYVFFYGLTALLFLGITLVSVLIIARLEKRLSRGHG, from the coding sequence ATGGATTCTTATTGGCAACTGTTAGCCTGGGGAAGCGAGGGCTGGGGAGACGAATTCGCACACGGACTTTTAATGACCTTGCAGGTCTCGGCCGTGGCGTTTGCAGTCTCATTCCTCTTTGGGCTCACCGCCGCATCGGGCAAGCTTTCGCGAAACCGTTTCACGAAAGCGATTGCAGATTTCTACACAACGGTGGTTCGCGCTCTACCGGAGCTGCTTGTTATTCTGCTGCTCTATTTCTCTGTCGCAACAGGTGCGGAACGGCTTCTCAAGGCGACGGGCCTTGTCGGCAATGATTTCCAGTTTAGCGCTTTTTGGGCTGCAATCATTGCGCTGGCTTTTGTCAACGGCGCTTTCATGACAGAAGTTTTGCGCGCGTCTTATCTGGCAATTCCGCGGGGGCAGATCGAAGCGGCACTATCCATCGGGATGCGTCGCCGCCAGATATTTACCCGCGTCATCTTTCCGCAAATGATGCGTCATGCCGTACCGGGCATCGGCAATCTCTGGCTTTCGATAACCAAGGAAAGCGCAATCATTTCGGTTCTCGGTTCCTTCCATGAATTGCTTTATACGGGCTATCGCGCGGCGGCCTCCACCAAGCAATATGTGTTCTTTTACGGCCTCACGGCACTTCTGTTCCTGGGCATCACACTGGTTTCAGTTCTGATAATCGCACGGCTTGAAAAACGCCTGAGCCGGGGGCACGGATAA
- a CDS encoding SIS domain-containing protein — protein sequence MTKLETSHTWQEIHAQPGIWQAWAAPLATQSAEIREWISAKGIKRIVFSGAGTSAFIGQALASVKAGAISLTAIPTTDIVSNPSETLSDNAELLVVQFGRSGNSSETIATLDLLDEHFPKAHRLNITCNGESALAVRAAKGPGEQRVIVLPEATHDRAFAMTSSYTTMLLSALACIDGTVDVADKLNKLSASGAKAIAQLDATPAPHPDRAIFLGSGALTGVSRESALKVLELTAGQVMTNWDSTLGFRHGPKASVVGNTRVVVFIHPDQHTARYDRDIAAEIAQQFPTATVTTVGGEGCDLALDLTGDSRWDAVLYVLLAQIWSARWSAELDLNIDNPFIDQGNLTRVVSGVKIYPFAA from the coding sequence ATGACTAAACTGGAAACGAGCCACACCTGGCAGGAAATTCATGCGCAGCCGGGCATCTGGCAGGCATGGGCAGCACCTCTTGCCACCCAGTCGGCTGAAATCCGAGAATGGATCTCCGCCAAGGGCATCAAGCGTATCGTTTTCAGTGGCGCCGGAACCTCGGCTTTCATCGGTCAGGCTCTTGCATCGGTCAAGGCAGGCGCGATTTCACTTACCGCCATTCCAACCACCGACATCGTTTCCAATCCATCCGAAACGCTGTCCGATAATGCGGAACTGCTCGTGGTCCAATTTGGCCGCAGTGGCAATAGCTCGGAAACCATCGCAACACTCGACCTGCTGGACGAGCATTTCCCGAAGGCGCACCGGCTCAACATTACCTGTAATGGTGAAAGCGCACTGGCAGTTCGTGCAGCTAAAGGCCCAGGCGAGCAGCGCGTGATCGTCCTGCCTGAAGCAACACATGACCGCGCCTTTGCCATGACCTCCAGCTATACCACGATGCTTCTGTCGGCACTCGCCTGCATTGATGGCACGGTTGACGTCGCCGACAAGCTCAACAAGCTCTCGGCTTCGGGCGCCAAGGCAATTGCACAGCTCGACGCAACGCCTGCCCCGCATCCAGACCGAGCAATATTCCTGGGCTCCGGCGCACTGACCGGCGTTTCTCGCGAAAGCGCACTCAAGGTTCTAGAGCTGACCGCAGGTCAGGTCATGACCAACTGGGACAGCACGCTCGGCTTCCGTCATGGACCAAAAGCTTCGGTTGTCGGCAACACTCGCGTGGTGGTCTTCATTCACCCGGATCAGCACACCGCGCGTTATGATCGCGACATCGCAGCTGAAATTGCTCAGCAGTTCCCGACAGCGACTGTTACGACTGTTGGCGGCGAAGGCTGTGATCTTGCGCTTGATCTTACCGGCGACAGCCGCTGGGACGCCGTACTTTACGTGCTTCTGGCGCAAATCTGGTCTGCCCGTTGGTCAGCAGAGCTCGATCTCAACATCGACAATCCATTTATTGATCAGGGCAACCTGACACGCGTTGTTTCCGGGGTTAAGATTTACCCCTTTGCAGCATGA
- a CDS encoding ROK family protein → MKHEVSMICGAIDLGGTKIEGRLFDANMETVLTRRIPTPVSDFEAFIDGLSAQIEWLTETAGNPNLPVGISLPGWIDPATGHGFASNIPITGRDVGTALVKRFGRSFPLMNDCMAFAYSEAHGGAAEGSEAMIGLIVGTGMGAGVVINGEIPPRYNGLALEIGHTGMPARVLSEQNLPLIPCGCGKTGCMERYVSGTGLADISKIKLNETISNQELTLRASNGDASAEKVLDNWADLMAESLLTMQLVVDPDCFVLGGGLSNMDGVAERVSKAFEMRKLGPTRIPAIRTARFGDSSGARGVALYALNHSGESQ, encoded by the coding sequence ATGAAACACGAGGTCAGCATGATCTGCGGCGCCATTGATCTGGGCGGCACCAAAATTGAGGGCCGCCTGTTCGACGCAAATATGGAAACGGTTCTGACAAGGCGTATTCCAACGCCTGTCAGCGACTTCGAGGCCTTTATCGATGGGCTTTCGGCGCAGATTGAATGGCTGACCGAGACGGCGGGCAATCCAAATCTGCCCGTTGGCATCAGCCTGCCGGGCTGGATTGATCCAGCCACCGGCCACGGCTTTGCATCCAATATCCCCATCACCGGTCGCGATGTGGGTACAGCATTGGTCAAACGTTTCGGGCGCAGCTTTCCGCTGATGAACGACTGTATGGCTTTCGCCTATTCGGAAGCGCATGGCGGTGCAGCAGAAGGCAGCGAAGCGATGATCGGCCTGATTGTCGGCACCGGCATGGGCGCTGGTGTGGTCATCAATGGCGAAATTCCGCCGCGCTATAATGGTCTTGCACTGGAAATCGGTCACACGGGTATGCCTGCACGCGTTCTGAGCGAGCAGAACCTGCCATTGATCCCTTGCGGCTGCGGCAAGACGGGTTGCATGGAACGCTATGTTTCTGGCACGGGCCTCGCCGATATTTCCAAGATCAAGCTCAATGAGACAATCTCCAATCAGGAACTGACATTGCGGGCGTCCAATGGCGATGCGAGCGCAGAAAAAGTTCTCGATAACTGGGCTGATCTGATGGCGGAATCGCTTCTGACGATGCAGCTTGTTGTCGATCCGGATTGTTTCGTTCTTGGCGGCGGCCTTTCCAATATGGATGGAGTTGCCGAACGCGTCTCGAAAGCATTCGAAATGCGCAAGCTCGGCCCCACACGCATACCCGCCATCAGAACTGCACGTTTCGGTGATAGTTCAGGTGCCCGTGGCGTTGCGCTATATGCACTTAATCATTCTGGAGAAAGCCAATGA
- a CDS encoding ATP-binding cassette domain-containing protein, which produces MTSMALTVKNIHKSFAGVEVLKGISFEAKKGDVISLIGSSGSGKSTLLRCINYLETPDEGEIAVAGEVIRTKVGRDGKSHAADPRQLEHVRTRLGMVFQSFNLWSHRTILENIIEGPIHVLGMSKAEALAEAEVLMEKVGITPKRDQYPTQLSGGQQQRAAIARALAMKPEVMLFDEPTSALDPELVTEVLQVIKKLAEEGRTMVMVTHEMALAREISSEVIFLHKGVVEERGSPDVVMRNPHSQRLRQFLHIN; this is translated from the coding sequence ATGACGTCCATGGCACTCACTGTCAAAAATATTCACAAGAGCTTCGCTGGTGTCGAGGTTCTAAAGGGCATCTCTTTTGAAGCCAAGAAAGGCGACGTTATATCGCTGATTGGCAGCAGTGGTTCGGGCAAAAGCACTTTGCTGCGCTGCATCAACTATCTGGAGACTCCAGATGAAGGCGAGATTGCAGTTGCGGGTGAAGTGATCCGCACCAAGGTCGGACGCGATGGAAAATCCCATGCTGCCGATCCTCGTCAACTTGAACATGTGCGCACACGCCTGGGCATGGTGTTTCAGAGCTTTAATCTTTGGTCGCATCGCACGATCCTTGAGAACATCATCGAAGGACCGATCCATGTTCTGGGCATGTCAAAGGCGGAAGCATTGGCCGAAGCAGAAGTGTTGATGGAAAAGGTGGGGATTACGCCCAAACGCGATCAGTATCCTACTCAGCTTTCCGGTGGACAGCAGCAACGCGCTGCAATTGCTCGTGCGCTTGCTATGAAACCTGAAGTCATGCTGTTTGATGAGCCGACGTCTGCACTGGATCCTGAACTGGTGACGGAAGTGCTGCAGGTTATCAAAAAACTCGCCGAAGAAGGCCGCACAATGGTGATGGTGACACATGAAATGGCGCTTGCACGCGAAATTTCAAGCGAAGTCATCTTCCTGCACAAAGGCGTGGTTGAAGAGCGCGGTTCGCCTGATGTCGTGATGCGTAATCCGCATTCGCAGCGCCTGCGTCAATTCTTGCACATAAATTAA